The Caldisericia bacterium genome includes a region encoding these proteins:
- a CDS encoding ABC transporter substrate-binding protein — MKHFRRISVTLVVLVLLVTLVGIAGFTACKPEEKKPVVLTFAKAGDAVKLDPADVTDGESVTVMDNIFEGLVRYKPGTTEIEPCLATSWDISDDGKVFTFHLRKGVKFHDGTDFNADAVVFSLERQRDPNHPFHKYGEWAYWGWVFGAVEKTEKVDDYTVKITLKEKFAPFLTTMAMFTAFIVSPTSAEKWGEEWYAHPVGTGPFKFVEWIKDDHITLEKFDDYWGEKPKIDKLIFKVIPDASVRLLELQQGNVQGMEFPNPDDLEKIKSDPNLKLLSQPGLNIGYLAMNMGEDTPGYDPHFGDVRVRKAVNYAINKKDIVKHLYKGTAVPAKNPLPPTLWGYNDEIEDYEYNPEKAKELLAEAGYPDGFETNLWAMPVARPYMFDPQKIAEAIQADLEKVGIKAKIVSYDWGTYLQKTEAGEHAMCLLGWTMDYPDPDNILYVLLDKDAATVGSAGNVAFYRNDKVHELNMKAKQTYDRAERKKYYKEIQEIIHEDAPWVCLAHANQMLVFRKNVKGFKIYPTGDYHFDTTYIEEEGK; from the coding sequence ATGAAGCATTTTAGGAGGATCAGTGTCACACTGGTTGTTTTGGTATTGTTGGTGACTTTAGTGGGTATTGCAGGTTTTACTGCCTGTAAACCAGAGGAGAAGAAACCTGTTGTTCTAACCTTTGCAAAAGCAGGCGATGCTGTAAAGCTTGATCCAGCGGATGTAACAGATGGAGAGTCTGTTACCGTTATGGACAATATCTTTGAGGGACTTGTAAGGTATAAACCAGGTACTACAGAGATTGAACCATGTCTTGCAACAAGCTGGGATATAAGTGATGATGGAAAGGTATTCACTTTCCATTTAAGAAAGGGTGTAAAATTCCATGATGGGACAGATTTCAATGCCGATGCAGTAGTTTTCTCTCTTGAAAGACAAAGGGATCCAAATCACCCATTCCATAAGTATGGTGAATGGGCATACTGGGGATGGGTTTTTGGAGCAGTTGAGAAGACTGAAAAGGTGGATGATTATACTGTAAAGATAACACTCAAGGAGAAATTTGCTCCATTCCTTACAACCATGGCTATGTTTACAGCGTTTATAGTGAGTCCAACAAGTGCAGAAAAATGGGGAGAAGAATGGTATGCACATCCTGTAGGAACAGGTCCTTTTAAGTTCGTTGAATGGATCAAAGATGATCATATAACACTGGAGAAGTTTGATGATTACTGGGGAGAAAAGCCAAAGATTGATAAGTTAATTTTTAAGGTAATTCCAGATGCCTCTGTAAGATTACTTGAGCTTCAGCAGGGTAATGTTCAGGGAATGGAGTTTCCAAATCCAGACGATCTTGAGAAGATCAAGAGCGATCCAAATCTGAAGCTTTTATCTCAGCCGGGTCTTAATATAGGATATCTTGCAATGAATATGGGTGAGGATACTCCTGGTTATGATCCACATTTTGGTGATGTGAGGGTAAGAAAGGCAGTAAACTATGCTATTAATAAGAAGGATATTGTGAAACACCTCTATAAAGGGACCGCTGTTCCAGCAAAGAATCCACTTCCTCCAACACTCTGGGGATACAACGATGAGATAGAAGATTATGAATATAATCCTGAGAAAGCAAAGGAACTTTTGGCTGAGGCAGGTTATCCAGATGGTTTTGAAACAAATCTCTGGGCAATGCCTGTTGCAAGACCATACATGTTTGATCCTCAAAAGATTGCTGAGGCAATTCAAGCAGACCTTGAGAAGGTTGGAATTAAAGCTAAAATAGTAAGCTATGACTGGGGTACATACCTTCAAAAAACAGAAGCTGGAGAACATGCAATGTGTTTACTTGGATGGACAATGGATTATCCTGACCCTGATAACATTCTCTATGTACTTCTTGATAAAGATGCTGCAACAGTTGGAAGTGCAGGAAATGTTGCCTTCTACAGGAATGACAAGGTTCATGAACTCAATATGAAGGCTAAACAGACATACGATAGAGCAGAGAGAAAAAAATACTATAAGGAGATTCAGGAGATTATTCATGAAGATGCACCATGGGTTTGCCTTGCACACGCAAATCAGATGCTTGTATTTAGAAAAAATGTTAAAGGGTTTAAGATTTATCCAACTGGTGACTATCACTTTGACACAACCTATATTGAGGAGGAAGGTAAGTAA